From a region of the Salarias fasciatus chromosome 6, fSalaFa1.1, whole genome shotgun sequence genome:
- the LOC115391066 gene encoding aminoacyl tRNA synthase complex-interacting multifunctional protein 1-like, translated as MGRGEELSDFQRGTVVGCHLSKKSTREISALLALPQSTVSSVIVKWKRERRTTTLPRCGRPQKLREEDRKILERVAREKCFTSIEALTAEFQSASGSVVSSNTIRRELHEMGFRGRVSSYSKAKGKERVAKKQAAPCQEDGGADVSGLDLRVGRIITAVQLPDTDSLYMEQVDVGEASPRMVVSKLSKHVSVDQVQNRMVVLLCNLKPAMTKGFVSQAVLLCARSSDKVEILDPPSGAVPGDRVTSQQFSGEPDKGSTLEKMAWEHIQPDLCTDAQCVATYKGDALEVKGKGVCTVQTMKNSQIE; from the exons ATGGGTcggggtgaggagctcagtgaCTTCCAGCGGGGCACCGTGGTGGGATGCCACCTGAGTAAGAAGTCCACCCGGGAGATCTCGGCTCTGCTGGCTCTGCCCCAGTCCACCGTCAGCTCTGTCATCGTGAAGTGGAAACGGGAACGGAGAACGACCACCCTGCCCCGATGCGGCCGGCCACAGAAGCTCAGAGAGGAGGACCGAAAAATCCTGGAGAGGGTGGCCCGGGAGAAGTGCTTCACGTCCATCGAAGCCCTGACAGCCGAGTTTCAGAGCGCCTCCGGATCAGTA gTCAGCTCCAACACCATCCGCCGGGAGCTGCACGAGATGGGCTTCCGTGGCCGGGTGTCCTCCTACAGCAAGGCTAAAG GAAAAGAACGAGTTGCAAAGAAGCAGGCAGCACCCTGCCAGGAGGATGGAGGCGCCGACGTGTCCGGTCTGGACCTGCGTGTGGGCCGTATAATCACAGCTGTGCAGCTTCCAGACACCGACAGTCTGTACATGGAGCAGGTCGACGTTGGAGAAGCTTCTCCCAGGATGGTGGTCAGCAAACTGTCCAAACACGTATCTGTGGACCAG GTGCAGAACAGAATGGTGGTCCTGCTGTGTAACCTGAAGCCAGCCATGACCAAAGGATTTGTGAGCCAGGCGGTGCTTCTGTGCGCCAGATCTTCAGACAAAGTGGAAATCCTCGACCCTCCCAGTGGGGCAGTGCCAGGAGACAGAGTCACTTCTCAACAATTTTCAG GTGAGCCGGACAAAGGTTCGACCCTGGAAAAGATGGCGTGGGAGCATATTCAGCCAGATCTTTGCACGGACGCCCAGTGTGTTGCAACCTACAAAGGAGATGCCTTAGAAGTCAAAGGGAAGGGAGTGTGCACTGTCCAGACCATGAAAAACAGCCAAATCGAATga